From uncultured Pseudodesulfovibrio sp.:
TCATCGTATTGGTGAGGTGGAGCTCAAAGGCCGTCAGCACAAGCATTTTGATGTTGTTGGTCCCATTTGTGAGTCCGGTGATTTTCTGGCTCGTAATCGTGAGTTGCCGACAGTTGAACAAGGAGAACGTTTGGTCGTTTATTCAGCCGGGGCTTACGGTTTTACCATGGCCTCGAATTATAACACCCGTCCCCGTGCCTGCGAGTTGTTGGTAGATGGCAGCACCGTAACGGTTGCCCGAAAACGGGAAACATACGAAGATCTTATTGCAAATGAACTCTAGTCAAAAGGCCGGGAGTTCGCTCCCGGCCTTTTTTATTTTCAGGATATAATCATGCCAAGACTTAATTCCTTTTACCTTTCGCCGGAGTTGTGGCCTTCAAAAATCGGAGAGCATGTTGCGTTGGAGGGGCAGGAAGTGCGTCATATGGGAACAGTCCTTAGAACTGAGCCGGATCAAACGGTCAGACTTTTTGATGGACGAGGACATGACGGGCTTTTTTCTGTTCGCGATATTAAAAAACGTGGAGCTTTGCTTGAGGCTGTTCAGCTGGAGGATCATTCCCGCCCAGTTCACGGAATAACATTGGCTATTGGTTGGGGAAAATCCAAGCGTAGAAATTATCTTTTAGAAAAGACAGTTGAACTTAAAGGATTTGGGGTTGTTTTTTGGCAAGCCATACGGAGTCAGGGAGTTGTCCCTACCCATCCCAAGGATTCTTGGACAGACAAAAATATTCAGGCAGCCAAACAATGCGGAGCATATTTTCTTCCTGAGTTGCAAACATTGCCCGGTGGCATTGACTCGTTGATCTCCATGGCAGAAGAATATGACAATCGAATTGTTGCGTGGGAATCCGATGATGTTACGACTTTGTTGTCGCCTGCCATGCTTGCAAATGGACATACCCTTGTCGTCATTGGACCGGAAGGCGGTTTTGAAGATCGTGAAGCCCGTAAATTGATGGAAGCTGATTTTATCCCTGTTACTTTCGGAGATTCCATTTTGCGCTGGGAAACGGCTGCGGCCTATTGTCTCAGTCTAGCCATGTTTGGTACACAGGAAGCATCATGAAGCTTGAAATAGAAGAAACACACCCTCTTGCCGATAGAATTCGTCCTGCTTCGTTGGATGATTTTGTCGGTCAGGGACATATTCGAAATCGGATTGAAGCTTTTTCCAAGTCCAAAAGGATGCCGAGCTTGTTACTGTTCGGACCTCCTGGATGTGGAAAATCAACTTTGGCATTGTTACTTGCCAAGTTGACCGGCAAGAAATTTCTGCGCGTAAGCGCACCGGAAGCTGGTTTGACGGCCCTTCGTAAAAAGTTGCCGGGACAGGATATTCTTATCCTCGATGAGCTGCATCGCTTTTCCAAGGCCCAACAGGATTTTTTCCTTCCCATTTTGGAGACCGGTGAAATCATTTTGCTGGCAACGACCACGGAAAATCCTTCTTTCAGCGTGACCCGTCAATTGTTGTCACGGCTTCATGTTCTGCGACTTCGTCAATTGAGTCTTGAGGAGTTGGTCAATGTAAGTACTCGAGGTGCAGAGGAACTTGGCGTTGATCTGGAAGAAGAAAGTCATAAAATGCTGGCAGCCATGGCCGGCGGAGATGCTCGTACACTACTTAATTTACTTGAATATACTTCTGAACTCCCCAAAGAAAAACGGTGCCCGGAATGTCTGCGTGATTCATTGCCGGAAATTGTTGTCCGTGGAGATCGAGATGGTGATTCGCACTATGAGTTGGTGTCTGCTCTTATCAAATCAATTCGTGGCAGTGACCCGGATGCGGCACTTTATTATTTGGCCTGTCTTATCGAAAGTGGCGAAGACCCACGATTTATCACTCGTCGTCTGATTATTTCATCATCGGAAGATATTGGTCTTGGTGATCCACATGCTCTGAGTCATGCCATGGCCTGTCATCAGGCCGTTGAGACCATTGGTATGCCTGAAGGGTTCATTCCCATGTCTCAATTAACAGTTTACCTTGCACTGGCACCCAAGAGCAATTCGACATACGCCGCTTATCATACTGCACAAAAAGAGGTGCGAGAGAACGGTCCAAAGCCTGTTCCTTTGCATTTACGGAATGCTACATCTTCCCTTCAACGAGAATGGGGATATGGGCGCGGTTATCTTTATCCGCACAATTTCCCGAAATCATGGGCGGATCAGGACTATCTGCCCAGTGAACTCGCAGGCCGGAAATTTTATCATCCCAAAGATCAAGGCGAGGAACCAAAGCTTATGGCATGGTTGAAACAGTTTCGTCGAAGTCGTTGATTTATTAATGTAAAAGCGCTGATTAGTATATTGACCAGCGCTTTTCTTCATTTGTTACTTTAAGAAAATCATAGTCGGGATTTATACAATTTTTGCCACTCATCAAGAAAAAGAATTGCGGTATCGAGGTCGGAGAGCTTTCCTTGTTGCTGACGAACTGCCCAGACAAGATCTTCAAAAGATACATTTTCGGGAAGGCCTAGTTGTCCGAGCAATTTGCGAATATCCGTTTCCAGTTCCGGTGGATAATCTGCGGCGAATAAGGATGAGGCAGACTTGGGTTTTGGCCACCCAGGAATACGGTTTGCCGTGAATTCCATGAGCGTTTGCATACGTTTGGCATAGGTATGCTCCCGAAGCACCCGTGTGCGACTTTTGGCTGCATATTCTTTGCGCTCATCGGGTTTGTTCAGGAAATATTCTATCTTTTCAGTGAATTCCGACATGCTTGTGAATGTTGCTAGTTCATCGTCGTTGAAAGCGTCATCCATGAGACTGCGTTTATCCACCAGTTGAAATGCGCCGCAGGCCGCTAATTCGAATGTCCGTGGATTGATGAAGTCTCCACCCGTGACCAATTCTTCCGTTTGGACGCTGGAATGCAGATTCAAATTGATGGCGGTCGCGTTGAATATTTTAACGCAATCTTCCGATGAAATACGCGCTCCTTTGAGTTGTACCAACGGTTCCAGTACATGGTCTCCTTCCCATTCGGTTCCCCAGATTTTTAAGTCAAATTTGACTAATTCCCTGAAGGCTACCCTGCGATTAGGATAGCCTGCACCCATGAATGAGATGTCAGAACCGAATTTACGGTGTTCGACAGGTGATAAGTCTGACGGTTTGTGAAAATCGGGTTGAGCGGCAAGTGGAAGATAAAGCACGTTGGACTGTCCTACTGATGCAAGATCCTCAAAGAATTTACCTTTTTGAATGACTGCGAAAATGTCATACAAAGGCGCAAACGCTTTCCAATAAGTGAAAAGTCGATAGTCTTCCACAAACCACATGGCCGTGACAACGCCGTCTCTACGAAGTCTTTTAAGTGCCTGTCGATTGAGTGGGGCTTGAGCCATGGATAAAACCATGTCGGGTTCAAAGGTTTCGACCTTGGCCAGTACGGATTGGCTGGCAACATTCAAGAAGGAATTCTGCAAATAATCCAATCTGTCAGAAGTCACCTTGAGGTTGTTTAAGGAGTCGTAAGCAGGATAAAAATCCGGTGCTTCAAAGACTTCAACCAGATGGCCTTCTTCCTTGAGCGCTGAGGCCACGTATCGGCCAATGGAAAGAGATCCGCCATATAAGGGCAGAATGACAAGTATGCGTAAACTATCCATTGATTTTTCCATTGTTTTCGAAATTTTGTGGAGTCGTCATCCAGTCTTTTTCCCGATAGAATTCTTGAGCAAATAAATGCTCTTTTTCGAAGCATTCAGATCCTTCCCCCGTAAGATACTGGTGAATGAAGTGTCTGAAAATCGTTCGTTGGCTATCGTCTTTGTCTACACCGGCAAACGGGATATAAATTTGTCCTAAAGCGTCGAAACCGGATTTAAATCCGATAAGTCCTTCAGGTGCATGTTCTTTTTTCTGTGTGACCAGAAAACGCTGGAATTCTGGTGAAGTAAAAGGAGAAATACATTTAACTCCATTATCACACGGCTTGGTTTCCAGGCATGGGAGGCAGTCTGTTATACCTTGATACACAGTGTGCCCCACACCATAAGGACCGGTTTCAAAGCACCATGCCGAAGACAGGAAAAATGCCGTAACCGGCGTTCCTAGATGGGCGGCAAGATGCATGGTTCCTGTGTCGGGAGTCAGCAGCATGTCGAATGAGCCGACAATATCGACAAGGTCGTTCCAGTTTGTTTTGCCTGCCAGGTTTTGTGTTTTGGTTTGAAGTGAAGGTGGTAAGTTTTTGAGAACCGCTTGCCCCGCTGCTTGCTCCGCTTTTCCGCCGAGCAGAATAATCGAGTCTGCTTTCTGGGAGGCTCCAAATGTTGCTGAAATGGTCGCAAGAAGTTGGGGTGGTAATGAGCGACGAGATTCGCGTCCTGCGAGCACAATACCAATTCCCCCGCCTTTGGGAGTGGCTGGTGGATTAACGTCGGTTGGTGCAATCATATCCGGGCAATAACCAGCCCAGAAGTCGACAAGGTTCATACCCAAACGTCGTAGACTAGACCAGCGCATGGCCATGGCGGGCCAAGTGCCAGTCATCTCCTGTCCATTGTGCCAAGAATACCCTTCCACTTTATCCGGGGGAAATAATGCGGCCAGTCGAAAGTTAAGTCCTGAAAAATTGAGGTTGTAGACGGTGTCGAAGTCAATTGCTTGCAATTCGGCAAAAGCCCGCCGGTTTTCAACGAGCATTTTTAGGAGTGCTGTTGAGGCGTCCAGGCCGGTCCCATGCGCTGTAATCGAATGTACGACAGCATCAGGATAAACCAATTGTGCCAACGATTTCAGAGAAGTGTCCACACAGAGATGCACCACACCGTCGTTTCGTGCGGAAAGAGTCGTAACAAGCCGTTTTGTTTGGATAAGGTCTCCGAAACGGGCCAGCTGTATAACAAGATAGTTTTTCATTCGTATTTTCACGGCGTCAAAAATGTATCGTAACTTCAATGATTATTGCAAGAACCGGGCAATTTCTCATTTTACATGTCCCTGCGCATTGGTTATCAAGAGTCATGCGATATTACCCGATCTTTTTGAATCTGGAAAACAAAGCGTGCCTTGTTGTCGGTGCAGGCGGGGTTGGCAAACGGAAAATTCAGTCCTTGCTTGATTCCGGAGCCGGTCATGTGACCATCGTCGATACCTGTGAAGTTGACGTTGAAATGGAATCGATTTTAGGGGCGGATACTGCGACTTATCAGTGTCGTGAATTTGTTGAGAGTGATCTTGATGATAAATTTTTGGTGATTGCCTGTACTTCATCTGAGGCGGTGAACCAGCGCATCAGTAAGCTTTGCGCGGATCGTAACGTTTTGTGTAATGTTGCTGATCAACCTGAAAAATGCAGTTTTATTGTTCCGGCTACCATTAAGCGTGGCGACCTGACCATAGCCATCTCAACAGCAGGCCAAAGTCCTGCTATGGCAAAGTGTATTCGTAAAGATTTACAGGAAAGTTTTGGTGATGAATATGCCGTTCTCCTGTCGCTTATGGGCCGTATTCGTCCGTTGATACTTGGCCTTGGACAAGAAACAAAACAGAATACTGCGGTTTTTCGATCTTTGGTTAATTCGAATTTATTGGTAGCTATAAAGAACAAGAACCTTGACGCTGCCAGGGAAATACTTAAAGAATCTTTGCCCGAACCGTTGTACGCCAACATCCCGGAGATACTTGATGGGCTTATTTGATATGCTCCATATTTTTATTATCGCACTGTATGCGCTTGGCACCGTGCTTTTTTTGACCGGAATTACCGCCGGTAACGAAAAGCTTAAAAGGATTGCCATATGGCTTGCTGTTATTGGTTTTACTTTTAACACCATAGACTTAGGGGTAATCCTCACAAGTGATCCCACCGCGCTCAGCGGGGGGACATTCTATTTTAATATTTTGGCTTGGAGCGTTTTGGCCATTTACTTTTTCCTTTGGTGGCGGTTGCGGCTTGAATTTTTGGCGATCACTGCCTTGCCGCTGGCTTTGCTTTTGTTTGTGTCATCCATGGCTTTGGGAGGTATTCGGGTAATCATGCCTCCTCAATTGACAGCTCTCTTTTTTGGTTTACACATAGGGTCCCTTGTGCTGACACTTGGAGCGCTCATGATGGCTTTGGGAGCCGGTGTTGCCTTCATTTACTACAATCGAAAACTGAAGACCAAGGCGGGCCTTGCCAGCATGGGAAGCGCTGTTCCCTCTTTGGAGAAGTTTGATACTGTGAATCGATGGGCTGTGGCCATTGGATTTCCTTTGTATACGCTGGGGCTTTTTTCCACGTTCTTTTGGTACTGGATCGCACCCAACAAGGAATTTACTTGGGATATTATGAAAATCGGTTCTTTAGCCGTTTGGTTCCTTTATGCATTTCTTTTTCATCAACGAATTGTATTGGGGTGGCGCGGTCGTAAACCCGCCATTCTTGCCATTTGGGTTTTTGTCGGCATGTGCATTTCCCTTATACATCACACCATCACTTTTCGAGTAATGCCATGAACAGACAAATTATTCTTATAGGTCTTAACCACCGGACTGCCGGTGTTGATGTGCGTGAAAAATTCGCTCTGACTGATGTGGAGAATTTTGAGCAGGGACTGATGGCACATTGTCCTGTGCTTGAATGTATGGCCCTCTCCACTTGTAACAGGGTGGAGATTATTGCTGTTGCCAAAAATATATCCAAACGAGAAGTTGTTGATTCGATAATTCAATATTGGGCTGCCATCTGTAAAGGCGACCCTGCTTTGCTTTTGGATAATACCTACAACTATTCTGGCCTTGAGGCTGTGAAGCACGTTTTTTCTGTCGCTAGTAGTCTGGATTCCATGGTTATGGGTGAGCCGCAGATCCTCGGTCAGCTTAAAGATGCATACCGGGCCGCTGTAGCTAAGGGGACAGCCAAAACCATTGTAAATCGCTTGCTTCATAAATCTTTTTCCGTTGCCAAGCGTATTCGCACCGAAACGGCCATTGCCTCCAGTGCCGTCTCCATCAGTTTTGCCGCAGTAGAGTTGGCGCGCAAGATTTTTGGTGATCTGGAAGGCACCAAGGCTATGCTTGTAGGTGCTGGTGAAATGGCAGAGCTGGCTGCAACGCATCTACTGCGTAATGGTGTTCAGGATGTTATTATTGCCAATCGGACGCTTTCTCGCGCTAAAGAGTTGGCGGACAATCTTGGTGGCGAACCTATTCAGATTGAAAATATGCCGGATCGTTTGCATGAAGTTGATATCGTCATTAGTTCAACAGGCTCCCCGGTTGCTGTAATCAAGGCCAAGGACGTCAAATCCGTCCTCAAGCGGCGTAAAAACAAGCCCATGTTTTTCATCGACATTGCAGTGCCCCGTGATATCGACCCTGACGTCAATATTTTGGACAACGTATATCTTTACGATATTGATGACCTCAAAGAGGTTGTTGAAGATAATATGGCGCAACGTCACGAAGAAGCCGCCAAGGCCAGAACTGTCGTTGACCTCGAAACAGATACTTTTGGTAATTGGCTGCATTCGTTGAATCTTCAGCCGACCATTGTCGACTTGGTGGAAAAGACCGAAGACGTGGCACATCGGGAATTGAATAAGACGTTGAAAAGGATTGGTCAGGTGGATGAAAAGACGCGGAACGCGTTGGAAACACTTGTTCTTTCCGTGGCTCATAAATCCATGCATGAACCGATTTGTTTCCTGAAACGTCGGACTCAAGAAGAAGGTTCCGCCGAACGATTCATCGATTTGGCGCGGCGAATGTTCAATCTGGATGATGAATCTATCCCCGCAGAAGCCCATCTTGATCGAAAGAGTAGCACCTGTTCGGCAGAAGACATCAATGATCTTATTGAAGCATCAAAGAACAAGGAACAATAATGCGTAGTTATCTGATAGAAGATTTGGTCGACAAGGATTATCAGGCTGTTGTTGCCGCTTTTGAGGAACTGGGATTCAGAGGACCTCTTGATGGCATCTATTATCTGCCTTTGCCTGTCGAATTGTTGCAGCGTGAACAACAAGATCACCAGGAAGAATGTGGTCCGTATTTTATGGCTCTCGAATGTATTGAAAAAGAAGATGAAAACGTTTTGAAATTGGAATTGTTGGTTCGCGGAAGACAGAAGATGCGTTGCTCCTGTATCTCATACGCCACCCCGGACCAACGAGCTCATATGCTTGAGTATTTGGACCAATTTATCGATGAATTGGAAATTTCTATCTAGTTATGTTCAGTGTGCCTGAAAATTTTCCTGCTACGCTTCAGGATCTTTTGCCAAAATGGGCACACTTTTGTTTGTATGTTGAAAAGTTCATAACCCGTGAATTAAAACAGGAACTTTCTGGGAAACACCTTCTTATAGGTTTTTCTGGTGGTGTCGATTCTACCGCCCTGCTTCTTGTTCTTCACTACCTTTCTCAAAGAAATGATTTTCAGCTGACGGCAGCCCACTTGAATCATCAGTTACGCCCTGAGGCGGATGATGATGCTCAATGGTGTTCATCTTTTTGTGATTTTCTTGGTGTTGAGTGTGTGGTCGAATCCAGAAATATTGGGGCTTTTGCAGAAAAAAAAGGCGTCGGACTTGAAGAAGCTGGACGTAATGCCCGTTACGCATTGTTTCAGAATGTGAAAAATGACACAGGCGCAGATTACATCGTTTTGGGACATCAATTGGATGATCTCAGTGAAGATGTTGTAATGCGTCTTATTCGAGGGACAGGATGGCCCGGATTGTCAGGTATGGCTGGGTATGACCCTCAGCGCTCTCTTATACGTCCCCTACTTTTGATTCCAAAATCCACATTGATTGCTTTTGTTACCCAAACAGGTGTTGAATGGCGTGAAGATGCGTCGAATAACGAATTGAACTGGACTCGCAATCGAGTTCGGAACGAAATTCTTCCACTTATTCAAAAAGAAAATCCTAATTTTTGGCAATCCGTGAGCCGTTTGTGGAAAATCGGTCGTATTGAGCAGGATTATTGGCAATCTATGGCGTCTTTCTCTTCGGAAATTCTAGAAAATGATTTTCTAAAGACTGCTCATCAAGCACTCCGTCTTCGGTTATACAAGTCATGTCTTGATCAACTTGGTTCGGGTCAGGTTTTAGCTGATTCACTATTTAAACTTGATGAAGCATGGCAGGATAAAAAAGTTGGATCTACTTTTCAGTTTCCCGGTGAAAAGACTGCGACAATTACTGCCGCAGGTGTGGTTTTCGCCTGCACCCATTGACTTCCGCAACTCCCCGGTATAAGAGCATGTGATCTTTTGCACAATGTGCTGAAGCGTCATGCAGGCGCTTCGCTTTCTTATCATCAGGAGGAGTTATTATGAATATTCTGATTTTCGGCCCCAACGGCTCCGGTAAAGGCACCCAGGGTACCCTGGCCAAAGACAAGTACGGTCTGGATCACATTGAATCCGGTGCAATTTTCCGCAAGCATATCGGCGGCGGCACCGAACTCGGCATGAAAGCCAAGGAATTCATCAACAAGGGCGAACTCGTTCCTGATGATATCACCATCCCCATGGTTTTGGATGTACTGTCCAGCTCCAAGGACGGCTGGCTGCTCGACGGTTTCCCCCGCTCTTTGGTTCAGGGCGAAAAGCTTTGGGAAGCTTTGCAGAAAGACGGAGAGAAGCTCGATTACGTTATCGAAATCAAGTTGCCTCGTGAAATTGCAAAGGGTCGTATCATGGGTCGTCGTCTGTGCGAAAACAACCCGAATCACCCCAACAATGTTGGTATCCCGGTTATCGCTCCTGACGGTGACAAGTGCCGCGTCTGTGGTGGTGCTCTGTCAGCTCGCGACGACGATCAGGACGAAGCTGCAATCGACGTGCGTCATAATATCTACTACGATGAAGAGACCGGCACCATGGCTGCTTGTAACTTCTACAAGAATATGAAAGACGGTGGGTTCAAGTTCATCGAATTGAACGGTGAAGATTCCATCGACGCTATCAAAGATTATCTGATGAGCCAGCTCGTCTAGATCAGTTTATTGTAAGAGATTAAGCCTCTTCCACTTTTTGTGGAAGAGGCTTTTTTTATGCGTTACATGGCCTTTTAAGTTGTGCTGAGCTGATGTTGTAAACTCTTTTTATATGCTTTAAGAAAGCCATCTCTTTTGAGGAGGCCTGTTTGATCATACGATTTTATTTTGATTTTCCTGATTCTCAAGTTGGATTAGCTATGCATTATATATAAAAAAGGGAAGGACCATATGGCCCTTCCCTTTTTGTTTGTATTGTATTGAAGACTTATGCTTCAGCTTCCTGCAAATCAGCAGCTCCAGGGCCAAATCCAAGCAGGATCGGGCTGGCGACAAAGATGGAGGAATAGGTACCCACACCAACGCCGATGAGCAGAGCCAGGGCGAAGTCATGGATAACGCTGCCGCCCAGTACGAACAGGCAGAAGACAACCAACAAGGTCGTTACTGATGTCATAATTGTACGCGACAGGGTTTGGTTTACTGCGGTGTTGATAACCGAGGCGAACGTGGTGTTGCCTTTGCGGGCATTGTTGTTTTCACGGATACGGTCAAAGACAATGATGGTGTCATTGAGTGAATATCCAATGATGGTCAACAGCGCTGCGATAATAGTCAGGTCGAATTCTTTGCCAAGTATGGAAAAGATGCCGACCGTAATCGCCACGTCGTGTATAAGTGCTGCAACCGCCCCTAGAGCGTAGTTGAGTTTTAAGTACCAGCATAAACCGACGGTGATAACGAGTGCGGCAATGATCAGCCACCCCATTTCAACACCGAGCAGACCGATACCGTATACGCCGAAGCCCAGAGCCGCAGCCATGACGCCTGCAACAGTCCATCTTTGTTCGAAACGGCCAGAGATGTACACAGCAATGAGAAGAACTGCGTAGAACAGTGCTTCTAGAGCTTTTGTTCGCAAATCCGCGCCAACTTTGGGGCCGACCATTTCGAGACGTTGTATCTCAAAATGTGCACCATCAAGGTTGCTTGATAATGCGCTGGTTACCCTGCTTCTCACATCTTCTGAAGTGATGTTGGAGCTTGAGGTGCGAATCAGGTATTCATGATCGCCTTCCAGACCCAAGGTCTGAACGACAAGGCCGGGCAATTCAACGCCACTTACGGCGCTTTTGACCATTTCTACATCTGTGGTTTTATCGATCTTTACCTGGACGATCATGCCGCCAGCGAAATCGATGCCGTACTTGGGGCCACCCTTGATGAGAAGGGAGCCAAGACCGGCCAGGATGATAACCGCTGAAATAGCAAAGGCGATCTTCCTGAGTCCGATGAAGTCTATTTTGGTATCAGGTTTGATTATTTGAAGTCCCATTGTCTTCCCCTTAGATGCTCAGCTTGGCGCTATCGGAGCGGCTCTTTAAGTACAAGTCGAACAGGATGCGCGACACGAAGATTGCCGTGAACATGGACGTTATGATGCCCAAGGTCAGTGTGACGGCGAAGCCGCGAACAGGTCCGGTACCGAATTGATAGAGGATGACTGCCGCAATGACCGTCGTCACGTTAGCGTCGAGGATGGTCAGGGTCGCCCTGCCATATCCTTCAGCTACGGCCTGCGATGCGGACAGGCCGCGTCGCAATTCCTCGCGGATGCGTTCGAAGATAATTACGTTGGCATCAACAGCCATACCGATAGTCAGAATGATACCGGCAATACCCGGCAGAGTCAGCGTGGCGCCAAAGGCTGCCAGGCCGCCCATGATGAGCATGATATTGATGCAAAGCACAACGTCCGCTACCAGTCCGGCAAAGCCGTAGTAAATGGCCATGAAGCCAAGTACCATTGCCATACCGATGAAGGCGGACATGATGCCGTTGTCGATGGATTCCTGTCCCAAGGACGGGCCTACACTACGCTGTTCCAGAATTTCAACCGGAGCAGGCAGAGAACCGGCGCGAAGTACGACTGCGAGGTCGCGGGCTTCTTCTCGGCTAAACTGGCCAGTAATGGAAGCACGTCCACCAGAGATACGCTCCTGAATGACTGGCGCGGAATACACTTTGCCGTCCAGAACGATGGCCATACGCTTGTTCACGTTGTCAGTCGTCAGGTTGGTGAAAATGGAACCACCGCGTGCATTAAATGTAATGGAAACATATGGAGCGTTCCAATTATCAAGAAGCACCTTGGCATCGGTTACATATTCACCGGTCAAGACCGCGTCACGTTTCAGAACAATTGCAGATTCGGCGTAATCACCGCTCGGCAATTTCTTGAGCAAAACGGAAAGCTCACGGCCGGGAGCAAGGATGCCTTGCTTGGCCTTGGCGATATCAGCAGTATCGTCCACCATCTTGAATTCAAGATGAGCGGTCTGGCCAATGATTTTGATTGCGCGTTCAGGATCTTGCAAACCGGGCAACTGCACTTGAATGCGATTGTCCTGCTGTTTACGAATATCCGGTTCGGCAACACCGAACTGGTCAATCCTGTTGCGAATGGTTTTGATCGCCTGCTCCATGGTCAGCTTTTCGATATCACTACGATATTGTGGTGATATGGACAGGATGTATTCTTCCTTGCCGCCATCCATGATTTTGGTGTCTTCAATAGTGAACTGTGTGTAGTCAGTAATGACTTTTTCGAATGCCTCTTTCTGTTCACTTTTGAGAAGCACGACTTCGATTTGCGATTCATTCAAAACGTTTGGACGCAGAACAAAGATTTCTTTGTCGCGAGCCACGGCTTTGAGGTCGTCGCCGAGTCGGGCGAGGTTGTTGTCCATGGCGGTATCCATATCCACTCCAAGAGTGAGGTTGATACCACCTTTGAGGTCAAGGCCGAGGTTGATGGAGTCGCCTGGCAGAATTTTGCCTATTGCTGACTCCTTGAAGCCCGGTATGGATGGCAGCATGTAGGCCAATCCAAGAACCAGGACGACGAGAGCCGTGACGGCTCTCCAACGCAAACTTTGCATGAAAACTCCCTTAATACGAAATAGTTGCAACCTTTTTGCACCACCCTTGCAATAAACACAAGTACGGACCGGGCCACGATAAAATCGTGGTCCGGTCCGTTAGGATGTCGCAAAAACTGGTTGCAAGAACCTACTTTTTGTCAGCTGCCGGTGCGCCGCCGTCTTTGTCGGCAACAAATCCGCGCTTGATAACGACATTAACGCCGGTTGCAATCTCAATGGTGAGATTGTCGCCATCGATATTTACGATGGAGCCGAGAATGCCGCCATTGGTCCATACCTTATCACCCTTTTTCAGGGCTTCAAGCATGGCCTTGTGCGTCTTCTGCTTTTTTTGCTGAGGGCGAATGAGCAGAAAGTAGAAAATGGCGAACATGAGGACCAGCATGGGCAGCGGGCCGCCGAGAATGCCGCCCAGACCGCCTGCCTCGCCACCGCCCGCGGGCGGAGCCA
This genomic window contains:
- a CDS encoding RsmE family RNA methyltransferase; translation: MPRLNSFYLSPELWPSKIGEHVALEGQEVRHMGTVLRTEPDQTVRLFDGRGHDGLFSVRDIKKRGALLEAVQLEDHSRPVHGITLAIGWGKSKRRNYLLEKTVELKGFGVVFWQAIRSQGVVPTHPKDSWTDKNIQAAKQCGAYFLPELQTLPGGIDSLISMAEEYDNRIVAWESDDVTTLLSPAMLANGHTLVVIGPEGGFEDREARKLMEADFIPVTFGDSILRWETAAAYCLSLAMFGTQEAS
- a CDS encoding replication-associated recombination protein A, whose translation is MKLEIEETHPLADRIRPASLDDFVGQGHIRNRIEAFSKSKRMPSLLLFGPPGCGKSTLALLLAKLTGKKFLRVSAPEAGLTALRKKLPGQDILILDELHRFSKAQQDFFLPILETGEIILLATTTENPSFSVTRQLLSRLHVLRLRQLSLEELVNVSTRGAEELGVDLEEESHKMLAAMAGGDARTLLNLLEYTSELPKEKRCPECLRDSLPEIVVRGDRDGDSHYELVSALIKSIRGSDPDAALYYLACLIESGEDPRFITRRLIISSSEDIGLGDPHALSHAMACHQAVETIGMPEGFIPMSQLTVYLALAPKSNSTYAAYHTAQKEVRENGPKPVPLHLRNATSSLQREWGYGRGYLYPHNFPKSWADQDYLPSELAGRKFYHPKDQGEEPKLMAWLKQFRRSR
- a CDS encoding glycosyltransferase; the protein is MDSLRILVILPLYGGSLSIGRYVASALKEEGHLVEVFEAPDFYPAYDSLNNLKVTSDRLDYLQNSFLNVASQSVLAKVETFEPDMVLSMAQAPLNRQALKRLRRDGVVTAMWFVEDYRLFTYWKAFAPLYDIFAVIQKGKFFEDLASVGQSNVLYLPLAAQPDFHKPSDLSPVEHRKFGSDISFMGAGYPNRRVAFRELVKFDLKIWGTEWEGDHVLEPLVQLKGARISSEDCVKIFNATAINLNLHSSVQTEELVTGGDFINPRTFELAACGAFQLVDKRSLMDDAFNDDELATFTSMSEFTEKIEYFLNKPDERKEYAAKSRTRVLREHTYAKRMQTLMEFTANRIPGWPKPKSASSLFAADYPPELETDIRKLLGQLGLPENVSFEDLVWAVRQQQGKLSDLDTAILFLDEWQKLYKSRL
- a CDS encoding glycosyltransferase family 9 protein; its protein translation is MKNYLVIQLARFGDLIQTKRLVTTLSARNDGVVHLCVDTSLKSLAQLVYPDAVVHSITAHGTGLDASTALLKMLVENRRAFAELQAIDFDTVYNLNFSGLNFRLAALFPPDKVEGYSWHNGQEMTGTWPAMAMRWSSLRRLGMNLVDFWAGYCPDMIAPTDVNPPATPKGGGIGIVLAGRESRRSLPPQLLATISATFGASQKADSIILLGGKAEQAAGQAVLKNLPPSLQTKTQNLAGKTNWNDLVDIVGSFDMLLTPDTGTMHLAAHLGTPVTAFFLSSAWCFETGPYGVGHTVYQGITDCLPCLETKPCDNGVKCISPFTSPEFQRFLVTQKKEHAPEGLIGFKSGFDALGQIYIPFAGVDKDDSQRTIFRHFIHQYLTGEGSECFEKEHLFAQEFYREKDWMTTPQNFENNGKING
- a CDS encoding bifunctional precorrin-2 dehydrogenase/sirohydrochlorin ferrochelatase, which gives rise to MIIARTGQFLILHVPAHWLSRVMRYYPIFLNLENKACLVVGAGGVGKRKIQSLLDSGAGHVTIVDTCEVDVEMESILGADTATYQCREFVESDLDDKFLVIACTSSEAVNQRISKLCADRNVLCNVADQPEKCSFIVPATIKRGDLTIAISTAGQSPAMAKCIRKDLQESFGDEYAVLLSLMGRIRPLILGLGQETKQNTAVFRSLVNSNLLVAIKNKNLDAAREILKESLPEPLYANIPEILDGLI
- the ccsA gene encoding cytochrome c biogenesis protein CcsA, whose translation is MGLFDMLHIFIIALYALGTVLFLTGITAGNEKLKRIAIWLAVIGFTFNTIDLGVILTSDPTALSGGTFYFNILAWSVLAIYFFLWWRLRLEFLAITALPLALLLFVSSMALGGIRVIMPPQLTALFFGLHIGSLVLTLGALMMALGAGVAFIYYNRKLKTKAGLASMGSAVPSLEKFDTVNRWAVAIGFPLYTLGLFSTFFWYWIAPNKEFTWDIMKIGSLAVWFLYAFLFHQRIVLGWRGRKPAILAIWVFVGMCISLIHHTITFRVMP